In Ostrea edulis chromosome 10, xbOstEdul1.1, whole genome shotgun sequence, one genomic interval encodes:
- the LOC125665955 gene encoding rho-related GTP-binding protein RhoE-like, with protein MLKSRTLDSMGSDGERNPQVTSVKCKIVLVGDCECGKTSLIQRYIKENFNENYTPTSFDTYNTTYHVSDTYRIQMSLWDTSGSHMYDSVRPLSYADADLIMICFSVADPESLDHAISRWSREVREHCPKQPMILVGCKTDLRTDATKLAELAKKRTSPVMYDQALKSAKTIGALVYSEISSKDSQRSVNDVLEVAALSSAGNKTSTPEQSPTFRRQRSFMRRKRFSGIGEAKVQLRKEAAKSCCIM; from the exons ATGTTGAAATCCAGGACTTTGGACAGCATGGGTTCTGACGGGGAAAGAAACCCCCAGGTGACTTCTGTGAAGTGCAAAATCGTGTTAGTAGGAGACTGTGAATGTGGAAAAACTTCATTAATTCAACGatacatcaaagaaaatttcaaCGAG AATTACACTCCCACATCTTTTGACACATACAATACCACGTACCATGTATCGGATACCTACCGAATCCAAATGTCGCTGTGGGACACTTCAG GCTCCCACATGTACGACAGTGTGCGCCCTCTATCTTATGCCGACGCTGATCTCATTATGATATGTTTCTccgtggcggatccagaaagcTTAGACCACGCAATATCTAGA TGGTCACGTGAAGTTCGAGAACACTGTCCCAAACAGCCAATGATTTTAGTTGGCTGCAAAACAGATCTTCGAACGGATGCAACGAAATTAGCGGAACTTGCCAAGAAACGAACATCCCCTGTCATGTATGATCAG GCCCTTAAATCGGCGAAAACCATTGGAGCTTTAGTTTATTCAGAGATTTCATCCAAAGATTCACAGCGAAGCGTAAATGACGTGTTAGAAGTAGCAGCTCTATCTTCCGCCGGAAATAAAACTTCCACACCGGAACAAAGTCCCACCTTTCGCCGACAGAGGTCGTTCATGCGTCGAAAACGCTTCAGTGGAATCGGAGAGGCGAAAGTGCAATTACGAAAGGAAGCAGCCAAAAGTTGTTGCATCATGTGA